Genomic window (Candidatus Neomarinimicrobiota bacterium):
AACCACCGCTCTAGAGCCCTTTTCCCGCCTTCGGGCCGGAAGGCTGCTGGAGCGGGCAAGTGCAGTCCAGCCGGGATTATATCCAATCCCTCCCCTGCAAAGAACCCCCTGCCGATTCTAGGCCTGAAGCATATCGATGGAGATGTCAACTACGGTATCCTCCTTGATTATCGCTGGAGCCCCGGTTAAGTTGTTCTCAAAGCAATAATTACAGGATACTCCGGGCCGAATGTAAATTTGTCTTCAGATGAGTTGTTGATAACCCATGAAACTCCGGCCTAGAATTCTTACCCTGGTCATAGGGATCCTCATTGTTTCCTTCCTGGCCCTGTCGATACCGCTCTACTGGTACACACGCAGCGCGTTGGAAGATGAGATGGATAAACGCCTCCTGAGCACGGCTCGCATAGCCGCGGGACAGCTGAGCGGGGACCTCCTGCTGAGTCTCACAAGGGAGCCTGCTTTGTCCGCGGTCAGGCTTGCCCTGGAGCAGGAACTGGCTTCGTTCCTGGTCGACGGCATTGAAGGTATCGCGATCTACTCGCAGCAGGGCGATGAACTGGCCAGGCAGAGTCAAATGAAATCGGATCATCCCCAGGTATCGGTCCTGCTCCAGAACTTTTCCCGGATTGGGAGCAACGTAGAAAGCGCCGTATCGGAGATTTACCAGTTCCCTGAGGGCGGCTATTTCAAAGCTGCTGCCATCGCCATCGATACCGGAATGAGCCCTCCTCCCATCCTGGTGGTCTGGGGCGGTGCTGATTTTATGACGGTCATCGATCAGATTGTGGGCAGCATCTTCTGGATCGTTCTGGTCTCGATTCTGGTTGCCGTCAGTCTGGCCATCGTCTTTTCGCGATCACTGGTTCGCCCCGTCATGCAGCTCTCTGATTACACTAAAGCGATCCAGAAAAATATCTATTCGGGTACGGTGGATCTGGGACGGACAGATGAATTGGGCGACTTAAACCGGGCCCTGTCTGAGATGCATACCGAGATCAGGGAGCACGAGCAATCAATGAAACAGCTCCTCTCAGGCATTGCTCATGAAATAAAGAATCCGCTGGGCGGCATCGAGATATATACCGGACTGTTGGAGGAGGCCTTTTCCGATGAAGCCTATGGCGAAGATGCGGTCGAGCACCGCTCTTACCTCGAAAAGGTTGCCAGGGAACTCCGCCATCTGAAGCAGATTGTATTGGAATACCTCGACTATGCCCGCCCGCTTCGAAGCCATCTGGAACCACTGGCCGTCGAGGCGATCTTCGAGGATATCCAGCGCATCCTCCATCCGGAAATGAGACAAAAACAGGTGCAGTATAGCCTCTCCGGAAAAGGTGTGGTCCTGGGCGATGAGTCTAAACTCAGGCGGGTCTTCTTGAATCTATTAAAGAATAGCCTGGAGGCTGTTAACGAGAAGGGCACCATCAGCATCAATATTGAGAGTCAGGATGGCCTGGTAAGTGTGGAAGTGTCTGATGATGGCGTAGGCATTCCTGAAACCGACCTGGCGAACATTTTCAATCCCTACTTTACCACCCAGGACAAAGGTTATGGTCTGGGTCTGGCCATCGTAAAAAGCATTATTGATGAGATGAATGGCACGATTCTTGTTAAAAGTGAAGTAGGCAAAGGGACCAAGTTCACCTTGAGTCTCCCCCAGAGATAGTATGAAGACCGTCAACCAGAGCACAATTCTTGTCATCGAGGATGACAGCACCATGCGGGAAGGCATCCAGACCGTCCTGGAAAAGAAAGGCTACCGCGTGAACTCTGCCGCCGACGGGTTCGAAGGCAGCCTGCTTTTCAAGAAACTCCCGCCGGATCTAGTCATCACCGACCTGAAGCTCCCCGGCAAGAGCGGCATGCATCTGCTCCACGAGTTCCTGGAGGCAAATCCGCTGCTGCCGGTCATCCTCATCTCCGCCTACGGGACCATAGACCTGGCGGTAAGTGCTCTGAAGTCCGGTGCACGAGATTTTATTGCTAAGCCGTTTTCCATCGATGAGCTGAAGACGAAGGTCTCGGAAATCCTCAAACACGCGCCCGCAACCGAATTCAAACCGGTGGCGATTCCCACCTTTTACGGCATGGTGGGTTCTTCGCCCGAGATGGAAATGCTCAAGGAGCAGATCAAACAGGTGGCTAAAGTGGACAGCCCGGTGCTGATAACCGGCGAAAGCGGTACCGGTAAGGAGCTGATTGCCCGGGCGATCCACAATGAAAGCAAAAGAAAGGAGAAGGTATTTCTGGCAGTCAATTGCGGCGCCTTCACTGACACCCTTCTGGAAAGTGAATTATTCGGCCATGAAAGGGGATCGTTCACCGGGGCGATAAAACAACACCAGGGGATATTTGAACAGGCGGACGGCGGCACGATTCTAATGGATGAGATCAGCGAGGTATCACCGCAGCTGCAGATCAAACTACTCAGGGTCCTTCAGCATCAGTCGTTTCAGCGCCTGGGTGGGACGGAGGAGATCTCAACCGATGTCCGCGTTATCGCTGCCACCAACCGGAACTTGAAGGAAGCCATCAAAAGCAAACAATTTCGTGAGGACCTTTATTTCCGGATTAACGTAGTCCCCATCTACGTTCCGCCTTTGAGGGAGCGACAGGCCGATATCCCCGAACTGATCGAATACCTTCTCGAGGTGAAATCCTGCAGCCTGGGAAGG
Coding sequences:
- a CDS encoding sigma-54-dependent transcriptional regulator; this translates as MKTVNQSTILVIEDDSTMREGIQTVLEKKGYRVNSAADGFEGSLLFKKLPPDLVITDLKLPGKSGMHLLHEFLEANPLLPVILISAYGTIDLAVSALKSGARDFIAKPFSIDELKTKVSEILKHAPATEFKPVAIPTFYGMVGSSPEMEMLKEQIKQVAKVDSPVLITGESGTGKELIARAIHNESKRKEKVFLAVNCGAFTDTLLESELFGHERGSFTGAIKQHQGIFEQADGGTILMDEISEVSPQLQIKLLRVLQHQSFQRLGGTEEISTDVRVIAATNRNLKEAIKSKQFREDLYFRINVVPIYVPPLRERQADIPELIEYLLEVKSCSLGRESPEITADAIEKLQRYPWPGNIRELENLLERILIFSDSGVISADNIYFDEDSEDLTESSGNLAEVLEDTEYRMIKKALEKAGGIKQRAAKMLGIKTSTLYYKMEKYGLFEDKTRTSKSEHNE
- a CDS encoding ATP-binding protein, encoding MKLRPRILTLVIGILIVSFLALSIPLYWYTRSALEDEMDKRLLSTARIAAGQLSGDLLLSLTREPALSAVRLALEQELASFLVDGIEGIAIYSQQGDELARQSQMKSDHPQVSVLLQNFSRIGSNVESAVSEIYQFPEGGYFKAAAIAIDTGMSPPPILVVWGGADFMTVIDQIVGSIFWIVLVSILVAVSLAIVFSRSLVRPVMQLSDYTKAIQKNIYSGTVDLGRTDELGDLNRALSEMHTEIREHEQSMKQLLSGIAHEIKNPLGGIEIYTGLLEEAFSDEAYGEDAVEHRSYLEKVARELRHLKQIVLEYLDYARPLRSHLEPLAVEAIFEDIQRILHPEMRQKQVQYSLSGKGVVLGDESKLRRVFLNLLKNSLEAVNEKGTISINIESQDGLVSVEVSDDGVGIPETDLANIFNPYFTTQDKGYGLGLAIVKSIIDEMNGTILVKSEVGKGTKFTLSLPQR